From the genome of Effusibacillus lacus, one region includes:
- a CDS encoding DUF2797 domain-containing protein, with the protein MSYVGYLSDLEHEPQTPVQYFLPLGDRRIHLNPWIGQSIKIDFLGEKACCACGRKANKLFNNGYCYPCFTKLAECDLCIVKPHQCHYHLGTCRDNEFAETNCMTPHFVYLALSSGVKVGLTRKSRGLARWIDQGAVQAIPIAEAPSRKAAGEMEYWISQHLPDKTDWRKMLTGKVDQVDLLEIREQIRQMLPPEFATYLLDERELYNFTYPILETLEKIKSLSFDKQESIEGRLIGVKGQYLIMDHSVLNIKKHTGYKVEVKLG; encoded by the coding sequence ATGTCCTACGTCGGATATCTTAGCGACCTCGAACACGAACCCCAAACTCCGGTTCAATATTTTCTTCCGCTTGGCGACAGGCGGATCCACCTAAACCCTTGGATCGGACAATCGATCAAGATTGATTTTCTTGGCGAGAAGGCTTGCTGCGCCTGTGGACGCAAAGCCAATAAGCTGTTTAACAACGGGTACTGCTACCCTTGCTTCACCAAGTTGGCCGAATGTGACCTGTGTATAGTCAAGCCACACCAGTGCCATTATCACTTGGGAACCTGCCGGGACAACGAGTTCGCCGAAACCAACTGCATGACGCCTCACTTTGTTTACCTGGCGCTGAGTTCGGGCGTAAAAGTCGGCTTGACCCGAAAGAGCAGGGGACTAGCCAGGTGGATCGATCAGGGAGCGGTGCAGGCGATTCCCATTGCGGAGGCACCAAGCCGAAAAGCAGCCGGGGAAATGGAATACTGGATTTCGCAACATCTTCCTGACAAGACCGACTGGCGAAAGATGTTGACGGGCAAAGTGGACCAGGTAGACCTGCTGGAAATTCGTGAACAGATTCGGCAGATGCTGCCGCCTGAATTCGCAACGTATCTGCTGGATGAGCGCGAACTGTATAACTTTACCTATCCGATTCTGGAGACACTGGAGAAAATCAAGTCCCTTTCCTTTGACAAACAAGAGAGCATCGAGGGACGTCTGATAGGTGTCAAGGGCCAATATCTCATCATGGACCATTCGGTTTTGAACATCAAGAAACACACTGGCTACAAAGTAGAAGTTAAACTGGGCTAA
- a CDS encoding DNA-3-methyladenine glycosylase family protein — MYEITLHPPGPYDFSHLHERLRQSSNRVLYRMQEDAISRLFIINGQPVLVELSSEGTVENPRIKLTAHLAKTKQHAEAAFQLCRHVFSLERPLQPFYDHVSANDPVLHRLAESHRGIHMLLEPGIYEAMILSIIGQQVNLTFAAALKHSLITLCNESAEWKGQTYYAFPSPERVASLSYEDLRQLKFSQRKAEYVIDFARLVANGTFLPDRFERMSNEEAIEEMARLRGIGRWTAECVLLFGLGRSDVLPALDIGLRNAVQLFYQLDHQPTEQEVREMAQAWTGWESYATYYLWAALGLAKEIEKTANAK, encoded by the coding sequence ATGTACGAAATCACGCTTCATCCCCCTGGACCTTACGACTTTTCGCATTTGCACGAACGACTGCGGCAATCCTCAAACCGGGTTCTTTACCGGATGCAAGAGGATGCGATTTCCCGATTGTTTATAATTAATGGACAACCGGTACTTGTGGAGCTGTCCTCTGAAGGAACGGTTGAGAACCCTCGGATCAAACTGACTGCCCATCTTGCAAAAACCAAACAACATGCGGAAGCTGCTTTTCAGTTATGCAGACATGTTTTTTCTCTTGAGCGGCCCCTGCAACCCTTTTATGACCATGTTTCGGCAAATGATCCGGTGCTTCATCGTCTGGCCGAAAGTCATAGGGGAATTCATATGCTTCTGGAACCCGGCATCTATGAGGCCATGATCCTGTCGATCATCGGACAGCAGGTGAATCTGACATTTGCGGCCGCATTGAAGCATTCGTTGATTACCCTTTGCAACGAGTCGGCCGAATGGAAAGGTCAGACCTATTATGCTTTTCCATCTCCCGAAAGAGTTGCATCGCTGTCTTACGAAGATCTTAGGCAGCTAAAATTCTCCCAACGCAAGGCGGAGTATGTAATAGATTTTGCGAGATTGGTGGCAAACGGGACGTTCTTGCCAGACCGGTTTGAACGAATGTCCAACGAGGAAGCGATTGAGGAAATGGCCCGACTGCGCGGGATCGGTCGATGGACCGCTGAATGTGTGCTGCTGTTCGGTCTGGGGCGGTCTGATGTGCTTCCGGCACTGGACATCGGCCTCCGAAATGCCGTTCAATTGTTTTATCAGCTTGACCATCAGCCTACCGAGCAGGAAGTCAGAGAGATGGCGCAGGCGTGGACCGGTTGGGAAAGTTATGCAACTTATTATCTCTGGGCTGCCTTGGGGCTCGCCAAGGAAATAGAAAAGACTGCCAATGCGAAATAA
- a CDS encoding S1C family serine protease: protein MGKNKVTTQRSGGKRRNVRLIRTGSFDSFVDIAEQYKKAVVMIEVVERRPRRIPFIGGFDLEMRREVTNVGTGFVCDRRGYIITNQHVIQGATEVLVHFNGEKKSVPAKVIKSDYQLDLALLRTTLPPNTPVLRLGRSDQTRVGEWVMAIGNPLGLEHSVTVGVISAVNRPVTIGDRRYKQLIQTDAAINRGNSGGPLFNANGEVIGINTAVSHNSQGIGFAIGIDLVRSILRRWIPPDEK from the coding sequence TTGGGCAAAAACAAAGTTACGACCCAGAGATCAGGCGGGAAGCGCAGAAACGTAAGGCTCATCCGCACCGGTTCATTTGATTCCTTTGTGGATATTGCTGAACAATACAAGAAGGCTGTAGTTATGATTGAAGTCGTGGAGCGTCGGCCCCGGAGAATTCCTTTTATTGGCGGCTTTGATCTGGAAATGCGAAGAGAAGTGACTAATGTCGGAACCGGTTTCGTGTGTGACAGAAGGGGATACATTATTACCAACCAACATGTGATACAGGGGGCCACCGAAGTACTGGTTCATTTCAACGGTGAAAAGAAATCTGTTCCGGCCAAAGTGATAAAATCTGACTATCAACTGGATTTGGCGCTCCTGCGGACCACGCTTCCTCCCAACACTCCCGTTCTCCGGTTGGGTCGTTCCGATCAGACCAGAGTCGGGGAATGGGTAATGGCAATCGGCAATCCCCTTGGGCTTGAACATTCCGTTACCGTGGGGGTCATTTCGGCCGTCAACCGTCCAGTGACAATCGGAGACAGGCGGTACAAACAGTTGATTCAGACGGACGCCGCTATCAATCGAGGCAATAGCGGGGGGCCCTTGTTTAATGCAAACGGCGAGGTAATAGGCATCAATACGGCCGTGTCGCATAATTCACAGGGAATCGGTTTTGCCATTGGCATTGATCTTGTACGCTCCATCCTTCGAAGATGGATCCCGCCCGACGAAAAATAA
- a CDS encoding helix-turn-helix domain-containing protein — protein sequence MLTELGRILQKARESKQLTLDDIQERTNIRKRYLQAIEEGDLSVIPGLVYARGFIKLYAEQLGLDGQALLEEYGLLNQPNPVQPAKADTSVPSRRERSTKQNPPAAPAVEPGNRLFPQVLMGILVIGLLGVGYWFLTQKETASEPPQPQVQEPVAPPLQQPANPPVPPVAEPKPTGPIKADVKERGRSVYKVEGDRIKLDIQVANGDCWMEIVADGEIKYSKTATSGTVLPVEASKEIKIVAGFSPALSIKANGVPVELEQVKGGYEYLFQKK from the coding sequence TTGTTGACCGAACTTGGACGAATTTTGCAAAAGGCCCGCGAAAGCAAACAACTCACCCTTGACGATATTCAGGAAAGAACCAATATACGCAAGCGTTATCTGCAAGCCATTGAGGAAGGGGATCTGTCGGTCATTCCCGGACTTGTTTACGCACGGGGATTCATCAAACTGTATGCTGAACAGCTTGGTCTTGATGGACAAGCCTTACTTGAGGAATATGGATTGTTGAACCAACCGAACCCTGTTCAGCCTGCAAAAGCAGACACCTCCGTTCCGTCCCGCCGGGAGCGATCCACGAAACAGAACCCCCCTGCCGCACCGGCGGTTGAACCGGGAAATCGCCTGTTTCCGCAAGTTTTGATGGGGATTTTGGTGATTGGCTTATTGGGTGTCGGGTATTGGTTCCTCACCCAGAAGGAAACGGCTTCCGAGCCGCCCCAGCCGCAGGTGCAAGAACCTGTTGCACCGCCGCTTCAACAGCCTGCCAATCCCCCGGTTCCCCCTGTTGCCGAACCGAAGCCGACCGGTCCCATCAAAGCGGATGTGAAAGAACGGGGAAGATCCGTTTACAAAGTGGAAGGCGACAGGATTAAACTGGACATCCAGGTGGCTAACGGGGACTGTTGGATGGAAATTGTTGCAGACGGTGAGATAAAATACAGCAAAACAGCCACATCCGGAACCGTCTTGCCGGTTGAAGCAAGCAAAGAAATCAAGATTGTGGCCGGATTCTCACCCGCCCTGAGCATCAAAGCGAACGGTGTGCCGGTGGAACTGGAACAGGTGAAAGGCGGCTATGAGTATCTGTTTCAGAAGAAGTGA
- a CDS encoding DUF1450 domain-containing protein, producing MGILIVEVCESNPAASLPLEVLEDEFAGISVIRSSCLSECELCAQQPYVMVNGDIIAAGSLDSLMGQIRSKIEAELAEWA from the coding sequence ATGGGAATTTTGATTGTGGAAGTATGTGAAAGCAACCCCGCCGCTTCATTGCCCTTGGAGGTGCTTGAGGATGAATTTGCGGGAATTTCCGTGATCCGCAGCTCCTGTTTGAGCGAATGCGAATTGTGCGCCCAGCAACCTTATGTGATGGTGAATGGCGATATCATTGCCGCCGGCAGTCTGGATTCACTTATGGGACAGATACGCTCCAAAATTGAAGCCGAACTTGCAGAATGGGCCTGA
- a CDS encoding flavin monoamine oxidase family protein, producing MLDAVIVGGGLAGLTAARTLQAAGARLLVLEKENRLGGRLWTHPGTDTKQKPHELGAQFFSRHFQAVWQLARDLDVPLLPVPFQLQMRIGDEWKQARYDSWRILFALPGVPWHVRHQLIKLLRDAGNRNFPDRDLAEYASRYHSSIKEYVVAPFYQTLFFSKLQGGSAKHFLSHFGSPRSQRIYRPAGGMSQLVDKLAEGVPVQTGSEVKQILPDQDWIHIRFDTKQGERELRARYALVSIPGDQVTKIVDMESLNPDDLQLLQQVRYSGTAVVTVSLKHSCGWCGFGFSVPPKYSCVLAGGVFYDRQFLCGMLTDDAYEKWRYQSDDRIKDFAVTELCKLFSLNKSHIMEVNLFRWDSAIPKFIPGMADSFRQLYGKGIAGGRLFLAGDYLQLGCTEGAIRSGLEAANLMRKLLGTKG from the coding sequence ATGTTGGACGCAGTGATCGTTGGAGGCGGATTGGCAGGCCTGACCGCCGCCAGAACCCTGCAGGCCGCAGGCGCCAGACTGCTGGTCCTGGAGAAAGAAAACCGATTGGGCGGCAGGCTTTGGACTCACCCGGGTACTGATACAAAGCAAAAGCCCCATGAACTGGGGGCCCAGTTTTTCTCACGCCATTTCCAAGCCGTTTGGCAGTTGGCCAGGGACCTGGATGTTCCGCTGCTTCCTGTGCCTTTTCAATTGCAGATGCGGATCGGAGACGAATGGAAGCAGGCCCGGTACGACTCGTGGCGCATTCTGTTTGCTCTGCCCGGTGTTCCCTGGCATGTCAGGCACCAGTTAATCAAACTGCTGAGAGATGCAGGCAACAGGAATTTTCCCGACCGGGATTTGGCTGAATATGCAAGTAGATATCATTCTTCCATTAAGGAGTATGTGGTGGCACCGTTCTACCAGACCCTTTTTTTCTCCAAGCTGCAAGGGGGATCAGCGAAACACTTTCTTTCTCATTTTGGTTCTCCCCGCTCACAGCGGATTTACCGACCGGCAGGCGGGATGTCGCAGCTGGTGGACAAACTGGCCGAAGGTGTGCCTGTACAGACCGGATCTGAAGTGAAGCAGATTCTTCCGGACCAGGATTGGATCCACATTCGGTTTGATACCAAACAGGGGGAAAGGGAATTACGTGCCCGTTATGCTCTGGTTTCCATTCCCGGTGACCAGGTTACGAAGATTGTTGACATGGAGTCACTGAATCCGGATGACTTGCAATTATTGCAACAGGTTCGTTACTCGGGGACTGCTGTGGTTACGGTCAGCCTGAAACATTCATGCGGATGGTGCGGATTCGGTTTCAGTGTCCCCCCAAAATATAGTTGCGTTCTTGCGGGAGGTGTCTTTTATGACAGGCAATTTCTGTGCGGAATGTTAACAGATGATGCTTATGAAAAATGGCGCTATCAATCAGACGATCGAATAAAGGATTTTGCGGTTACAGAACTGTGCAAGTTGTTCTCCCTAAACAAATCTCATATTATGGAAGTCAATCTTTTCAGGTGGGATAGCGCCATTCCGAAATTTATACCTGGCATGGCAGATTCGTTCCGCCAACTGTACGGGAAAGGAATAGCGGGCGGAAGATTGTTTCTTGCCGGTGATTACCTTCAGCTCGGATGCACCGAAGGGGCGATCCGCTCCGGCCTGGAAGCGGCGAATCTTATGCGGAAACTGCTTGGAACAAAGGGTTGA
- a CDS encoding DUF1450 domain-containing protein: MSLLSSLSLKFCKKNLELYSQSVYDALKERYPNEKIEVVDCVGKEYCGTCTDVPFAIRNNALVGGRTARDLFYKFERGMVFLDNLPEPEAAAEEKKPVEKPDAVEAKGSK; this comes from the coding sequence ATGTCGCTGTTGTCTTCTCTATCTTTGAAATTCTGTAAGAAAAACCTGGAACTCTACTCGCAATCCGTTTACGATGCCCTGAAAGAACGCTATCCGAACGAGAAAATTGAAGTGGTGGATTGTGTGGGCAAGGAGTATTGCGGTACCTGTACCGATGTGCCGTTTGCCATCAGGAACAATGCTCTGGTTGGCGGTCGCACCGCAAGGGATTTGTTCTATAAATTTGAGAGGGGCATGGTGTTTCTGGACAACCTGCCTGAACCGGAAGCGGCTGCGGAAGAAAAGAAACCGGTTGAGAAGCCTGATGCCGTTGAAGCCAAAGGGTCAAAATAG
- a CDS encoding sirohydrochlorin chelatase, giving the protein MKTGIVLVAHGSPSQSANEELLQIVKLLETTGEYQVIQPAYLESAEPDIPTGIELCIDRGAEQILVVPYFLLAGTHAREELPRYVALARKKHSSVPIRLAETIGYHPALAEIILDRIKELKTADH; this is encoded by the coding sequence ATGAAGACAGGCATCGTCCTGGTGGCCCACGGAAGTCCAAGTCAGTCAGCCAATGAAGAATTGCTTCAGATCGTTAAACTGTTGGAAACAACCGGTGAATACCAGGTGATTCAGCCAGCCTACCTTGAATCTGCGGAACCGGACATTCCAACCGGAATTGAGCTTTGCATTGACAGAGGAGCCGAACAGATATTGGTGGTTCCCTATTTCCTGCTGGCAGGTACCCATGCCCGGGAAGAGCTGCCCCGTTATGTTGCGCTTGCCAGGAAAAAACATTCGAGTGTCCCTATCCGATTGGCGGAGACCATCGGGTATCATCCGGCCTTGGCCGAAATAATTCTGGATCGAATTAAAGAACTGAAGACCGCAGATCATTGA
- a CDS encoding DUF3388 domain-containing protein — MEEWYLEYHIHKNRPGLLGDIASLLGMLGINIVTVNGVEDQNRGFLIRSNERQKIAVLRAMLRTVDNISITALRQPTLLDRLALRHGKFIKRESENDRTYKFTRDELGILVDFLGELLKKEGNQVIGVRGMPRVGKTESIVAASVYANRRWSFISSTLLRQTVRHSLAEDELASDNMVYILDGIVSTLRATEQHRQLVREIMRMEVPKVIEHPDIFVRETEYDWDVFDRIIELRNTEDQEITYDTVQTGFASFDIS; from the coding sequence ATGGAAGAATGGTATCTGGAATACCACATTCATAAAAACCGCCCCGGTTTGTTGGGGGACATTGCCTCGCTGCTGGGGATGCTGGGCATCAACATCGTTACGGTTAACGGTGTGGAAGACCAGAACCGCGGATTTCTGATTCGCAGCAACGAACGGCAAAAAATTGCAGTGCTTCGCGCCATGCTTCGCACGGTGGACAACATCTCCATCACCGCTTTGCGGCAGCCCACCTTGTTGGATCGCTTGGCTTTGCGACATGGCAAATTCATCAAGCGCGAATCGGAAAATGACAGAACCTACAAATTCACCCGGGATGAACTCGGGATTCTGGTTGATTTTCTGGGAGAGTTGCTCAAAAAAGAAGGAAATCAGGTGATTGGAGTCCGGGGAATGCCCCGTGTCGGGAAAACCGAATCGATTGTGGCCGCCAGTGTGTATGCCAACCGGAGATGGTCATTCATCTCTTCCACGTTGCTGCGGCAAACTGTAAGGCACTCTCTTGCGGAAGATGAACTTGCATCGGATAACATGGTGTACATACTGGATGGAATTGTATCAACTCTCCGGGCAACCGAGCAGCATCGCCAACTGGTTAGGGAAATCATGAGAATGGAAGTTCCAAAAGTGATTGAACATCCGGATATTTTCGTCCGGGAAACGGAATACGACTGGGATGTATTCGACCGGATTATTGAACTGCGGAACACGGAGGATCAGGAAATTACTTACGATACGGTTCAAACCGGCTTTGCGTCGTTTGACATCAGTTAA